A single window of Dermacentor albipictus isolate Rhodes 1998 colony chromosome 1, USDA_Dalb.pri_finalv2, whole genome shotgun sequence DNA harbors:
- the LOC135901538 gene encoding protein D2-like isoform X2: METNKVVPDVIDTVPENTIEVTYNDQKVNMGNVMTPTQVQSPPKVSYPTETDAFYTLCMTDPDAPSRQSPKYREWHHWLVVNIPGCNVSEGETLSQYVGSGPPKGTGLHRYVFVVYKQPGKLNCDEKRLTNRSGDHRGCFKIRDFAKKYQLGEPVAANFYQAEWDDYVPKLYEQLSGN, encoded by the exons ATGGAGACAAACAAAGTAGTTCCTGATGTGATCGACACGGTCCCGGAAAACACCATTGAG gtgaCTTACAATGATCAGAAGGTTAACATGGGAAATGTTATGACGCCGACACAAGTCCAATCCCCACCAAAGGTTTCGTACCCAACAGAAACCGACGCTTTTTACACCCTCTGCATGACTG ACCCCGACGCACCGAGTAGGCAAAGTCCAAAGTACCGAGAGTGGCATCATTGGCTCGTGGTGAACATTCCTGGCTGCAATGTCTCTGAGGGAGAAACACTGTCGCAGTATGTTGGTTCTGGCCCTCCGAAAGGAACAG GTCTGCACCGGTATGTGTTCGTGGTTTACAAGCAGCCTGGAAAGCTCAACTGTGATGAAAAGCGCCTCACAAACCGCTCTGGTGATCACCGAGGTTGTTTCAAGATTCGCGATTTTGCCAAGAAGTATCAACTGGGAGAGCCAGTTGCTGCCAACTTCTACCAGGCAGAATGGGATGACTACGTGCCTAAGCTGTATGAGCAGCTCAGTGGCAACTGA
- the LOC135901538 gene encoding protein D3-like isoform X1 translates to MIRAVCSRAIFEFAPVSASLTSSQRAASASGFSSFRRLLQQSSVCLQKSAGTSKMETNKVVPDVIDTVPENTIEVTYNDQKVNMGNVMTPTQVQSPPKVSYPTETDAFYTLCMTDPDAPSRQSPKYREWHHWLVVNIPGCNVSEGETLSQYVGSGPPKGTGLHRYVFVVYKQPGKLNCDEKRLTNRSGDHRGCFKIRDFAKKYQLGEPVAANFYQAEWDDYVPKLYEQLSGN, encoded by the exons ATGATCCGAGCTGTGTGTTCGCGAGCAATCTTTGAGTTCGCGCCTGTCAGTGCTTCTTTGACCTCTTCCCAGAGAGCAGCATCTGCATCCGGGTTTTCATCGTTTCGCCGTTTGCTCCAGCAGAGCAG TGTGTGCCTCCAGAAGAGCGCCGGAACTTCAAAGATGGAGACAAACAAAGTAGTTCCTGATGTGATCGACACGGTCCCGGAAAACACCATTGAG gtgaCTTACAATGATCAGAAGGTTAACATGGGAAATGTTATGACGCCGACACAAGTCCAATCCCCACCAAAGGTTTCGTACCCAACAGAAACCGACGCTTTTTACACCCTCTGCATGACTG ACCCCGACGCACCGAGTAGGCAAAGTCCAAAGTACCGAGAGTGGCATCATTGGCTCGTGGTGAACATTCCTGGCTGCAATGTCTCTGAGGGAGAAACACTGTCGCAGTATGTTGGTTCTGGCCCTCCGAAAGGAACAG GTCTGCACCGGTATGTGTTCGTGGTTTACAAGCAGCCTGGAAAGCTCAACTGTGATGAAAAGCGCCTCACAAACCGCTCTGGTGATCACCGAGGTTGTTTCAAGATTCGCGATTTTGCCAAGAAGTATCAACTGGGAGAGCCAGTTGCTGCCAACTTCTACCAGGCAGAATGGGATGACTACGTGCCTAAGCTGTATGAGCAGCTCAGTGGCAACTGA